From a single Carassius auratus strain Wakin chromosome 38, ASM336829v1, whole genome shotgun sequence genomic region:
- the rtn4b gene encoding reticulon-4b isoform X1, which produces MEEADKVSSTAPDDGAPRDIIMNEAAAIAPTPADETQRSAEEDPPENTDLTTTEITSAPQITEITNLTTAEITSAPQMTEITNLTTPEITSAPQMTEITNVSAPQTTEETILPQRTEVTSAPQTEITSAAQMTEITNVTKAEITSAPQKAEETIIPQTTEVTAPQQTEVTSTAQMTEETINASAPQKSEESVTVTQIAEISSTWQITEETSPPEPAGDSFTPAAAAETPGAPSSCEPEPREESGSPREEEEETPPASHPEPENRTHASSEHREPSPSREPEPSAAAVAPALLQFSSDHCDYPPVASRASASLAMDPLGHKDSAAFDPDVLSQSDDDFTFETKKSPFQAFPPVSDGLEETTAARRSVEVSESPSPDLVQDAYEDGHVPPEELKPETDADAPVSLSNALSDLFSNINMASDDRPTSLPDILKSSPLNPEKLDSGSSEGSPDFSPVHKSVDDSPNSPFPVNNTFEFDCKNLLLKEMAEETEARAVERAKLEAENNSKQSFTAFDLVKETDVPPKSDDVLEDKEVTSQTAVQTADRFECLGFPGEPSDSESLSADSFSPVLDAVTQERRATQGAMDTAEEASEQEVSSEEFEFVERPPRAATEEFLEMQDSLAFSKPSEMSQDEDGSPKLEPQEAADHTPTIEAADQKSSYHILTQASDKPCPVRGKAVLESDIQDLSPAPVICPPEDKPGSEEKEAEGSMCDLSAAAVLELLYWRDVRASGLVFGCSLFFLLSLLSYSIISVLSYSTLALLTLTLLFRTYRGVLQAVQKSDEGHPFKRYLDQDVALSKDMVQRHSDVVLRRINGAVKELRRLFLVEDMIDSLKFAVFLWVLTHVGAWFNGLTLLILGLIGAFSGPIVYERHQAQIDQFILTLKSRVKDGMGQIQAKVPGAKKKSE; this is translated from the exons ATGGAAGAAGCAGATAAAGTGTCCTCCACTGCACCCGATGATGGAGCTCCGCGCGATATCATCATGAATGAAGCCGCTGCAATCGCTCCGACGCCGGCAGACGAGACGCAGCGCAGCGCGGAGGAGGATCCACCGGAGAACACTGACCTTACCACTACAGAGATAACTAGTGCTCCACAGATTACTGAGATAACTAACCTTACCACTGCAGAGATAACTAGTGCTCCACAGATGACTGAGATAACTAACCTTACCACTCCAGAGATAACTAGTGCTCCACAGATGACTGAGATAACTAACGTTAGTGCTCCACAAACAACTGAAGAAACTATTCTTCCACAGAGAACTGAGGTAACAAGTGCTCCACAGACTGAGATAACTAGTGCTGCTCAGATGACTGAGATAACTAACGTTACTAAGGCAGAGATAACTAGTGCTCCACAGAAAGCTGAAGAAACGATTATTCCACAGACGACTGAAGTAACGGCTCCACAGCAGACTGAGGTAACTAGTACTGCACAGATGACTGAAGAAACTATTAACGCCAGTGCTCCACAGAAGAGTGAAGAAAGCGTGACTGTTACCCAGATAGCTGAGATAAGCAGCACTTGGCAGATTACTGAGGAAACTAGTCCTCCAGAGCCAGCAGGAGACAGCTTTACTCCAGCAGCGGCAGCAGAGACTCCTGGAGCCCCGTCCTCCTGTGAGCCGGAGCCGAGGGAGGAGAGCGGATCCCCgcgggaggaggaggaggagactcCCCCAGCATCTCACCCCGAGCCGGAGAACCGCACACACGCCTCGTCTGAGCACCGAGAGCCGTCACCATCCC GTGAACCCGAACCCTCTGCTGCTGCCGTCGCTCCTGCTCTCCTTCAGTTTTCTTCAG ACCACTGCGATTATCCACCAGTAGCTTCACGGGCCAGCGCTAGTCTTGCTATGGATCCGTTGGGACATAAGGACTCGGCAGCATTCGACCCGGATGTGCTGAGCCAGTCTGATGATGACTTCACGTTCGAAACAAAAAAGAGTCCATTCCAGGCATTCCCCCCGGTGAGTGATGGTCTCGAGGAGACCACCGCTGCCAGGAGATCAGTGGAGGTGTCTGAGAGTCCGTCTCCAGACCTGGTGCAGGACGCGTACGAGGATGGCCATGTGCCACCAGAGGAGCTCAAACCAGAGACCGATGCTGATGCGCCGGTCTCTCTTTCGAATGCACTATCCGACCTTTTTTCAAACATCAACATGGCATCTGATGACAGACCAACATCTCTCCCAGATATTCTCAAATCTTCTCCGCTGAACCCTGAAAAACTGGACTCGGGCTCATCAGAAGGAAGCCCTGATTTCAGCCCAGTTCACAAAAGTGTGGACGATTCCCCAAATTCCCCATTCCCTGTTAACAATACCTTTGAGTTTGACTGCAAGAACTTGCTGCTGAAGGAGATGGCTGAGGAGACGGAGGCCAGAGCTGTGGAGAGGGCAAAGCTGGAGGCGGAGAACAACTCCAAGCAAAGTTTCACTGCTTTTGATCTTGTGAAAGAGACCGACGTGCCTCCAAAGAGTGATGATGTTCTGGAGGACAAAGAGGTGACCAGCCAGACCGCAGTTCAGACGGCTGACCGATTCGAGTGTCTCGGCTTCCCCGGGGAGCCATCTGATTCTGAAAGTCTGTCTGCAGACTCCTTCTCTCCGGTGCTGGATGCAGTCACGCAGGAGCGGCGAGCCACCCAGGGGGCGATGGACACTGCTGAGGAGGCATCGGAGCAGGAGGTTTCGTCTGAAGAGTTCGAGTTTGTTGAGCGGCCTCCACGAGCGGCCACTGAGGAGTTTCTGGAAATGCAAGATAGCCTGGCCTTCAGTAAACCCTCAGAGATGTCACAGGATGAAGATGGATCTCCTAAACTTGAGCCTCAGGAGGCAGCAGATCACACGCCTACGATCGAAGCCGCAGACCAAAAAAGCTCTTACCATATCCTCACCCAGGCATCAGACAAACCTTGTCCTGTGAGAGGTAAAGCGGTCCTGGAGTCTGATATCCAGGACCTCTCCCCAGCTCCTGTAATCTGTCCTCCAGAGGATAAACCTGGATCTGAGGAGAAGGAAGCTGAAGGCAGCATGTGTGATCTGAGCGCAGCGGCAG tgctgGAGCTGCTGTACTGGAGGGACGTGAGGGCCAGTGGGCTGGTGTTCGGCTGCAGTCTCTTCTTCCTGCTCTCCCTCCTCAGCTACAGCATCATCAGTGTCCTGTCCTACTCCACCCTGGCCCTGCTGACCCTCACCCTCCTCTTCAGGACATACAGGGGAGTTCTGCAGGCCGTCCAGAAGTCTGATGAGGGGCATCCATTCAA ACGGTACCTGGATCAGGATGTAGCTCTGTCTAAGGATATGGTGCAGAGGCACAGTGACGTGGTTCTGAGGCGGATCAACGGTGCAGTGAAGGAGCTGCGGCGTCTGTTTCTGGTGGAGGACATGATCGACTCGCTGAAG TTCGCTGTGTTTCTGTGGGTCCTCACACATGTGGGTGCCTGGTTTAACGGACTCACGCTGCTCATTCTCG GACTGATTGGAGCTTTCAGCGGCCCAATAGTCTATGAGAGACAtcag GCTCAGATCGATCAGTTCATTTTGACGCTGAAGAGCCGTGTGAAGGATGGCATGGGCCA gaTTCAGGCCAAGGTTCCAGGAGCGAAGAAGAAGTCGGAGTGA
- the rtn4b gene encoding reticulon-4b isoform X2, whose translation MEEADKVSSTAPDDGAPRDIIMNEAAAIAPTPADETQRSAEEDPPENTDLTTTEITSAPQITEITNLTTAEITSAPQMTEITNLTTPEITSAPQMTEITNVSAPQTTEETILPQRTEVTSAPQTEITSAAQMTEITNVTKAEITSAPQKAEETIIPQTTEVTAPQQTEVTSTAQMTEETINASAPQKSEESVTVTQIAEISSTWQITEETSPPEPAGDSFTPAAAAETPGAPSSCEPEPREESGSPREEEEETPPASHPEPENRTHASSEHREPSPSREPEPSAAAVAPALLQFSSVLELLYWRDVRASGLVFGCSLFFLLSLLSYSIISVLSYSTLALLTLTLLFRTYRGVLQAVQKSDEGHPFKRYLDQDVALSKDMVQRHSDVVLRRINGAVKELRRLFLVEDMIDSLKFAVFLWVLTHVGAWFNGLTLLILGLIGAFSGPIVYERHQAQIDQFILTLKSRVKDGMGQIQAKVPGAKKKSE comes from the exons ATGGAAGAAGCAGATAAAGTGTCCTCCACTGCACCCGATGATGGAGCTCCGCGCGATATCATCATGAATGAAGCCGCTGCAATCGCTCCGACGCCGGCAGACGAGACGCAGCGCAGCGCGGAGGAGGATCCACCGGAGAACACTGACCTTACCACTACAGAGATAACTAGTGCTCCACAGATTACTGAGATAACTAACCTTACCACTGCAGAGATAACTAGTGCTCCACAGATGACTGAGATAACTAACCTTACCACTCCAGAGATAACTAGTGCTCCACAGATGACTGAGATAACTAACGTTAGTGCTCCACAAACAACTGAAGAAACTATTCTTCCACAGAGAACTGAGGTAACAAGTGCTCCACAGACTGAGATAACTAGTGCTGCTCAGATGACTGAGATAACTAACGTTACTAAGGCAGAGATAACTAGTGCTCCACAGAAAGCTGAAGAAACGATTATTCCACAGACGACTGAAGTAACGGCTCCACAGCAGACTGAGGTAACTAGTACTGCACAGATGACTGAAGAAACTATTAACGCCAGTGCTCCACAGAAGAGTGAAGAAAGCGTGACTGTTACCCAGATAGCTGAGATAAGCAGCACTTGGCAGATTACTGAGGAAACTAGTCCTCCAGAGCCAGCAGGAGACAGCTTTACTCCAGCAGCGGCAGCAGAGACTCCTGGAGCCCCGTCCTCCTGTGAGCCGGAGCCGAGGGAGGAGAGCGGATCCCCgcgggaggaggaggaggagactcCCCCAGCATCTCACCCCGAGCCGGAGAACCGCACACACGCCTCGTCTGAGCACCGAGAGCCGTCACCATCCC GTGAACCCGAACCCTCTGCTGCTGCCGTCGCTCCTGCTCTCCTTCAGTTTTCTTCAG tgctgGAGCTGCTGTACTGGAGGGACGTGAGGGCCAGTGGGCTGGTGTTCGGCTGCAGTCTCTTCTTCCTGCTCTCCCTCCTCAGCTACAGCATCATCAGTGTCCTGTCCTACTCCACCCTGGCCCTGCTGACCCTCACCCTCCTCTTCAGGACATACAGGGGAGTTCTGCAGGCCGTCCAGAAGTCTGATGAGGGGCATCCATTCAA ACGGTACCTGGATCAGGATGTAGCTCTGTCTAAGGATATGGTGCAGAGGCACAGTGACGTGGTTCTGAGGCGGATCAACGGTGCAGTGAAGGAGCTGCGGCGTCTGTTTCTGGTGGAGGACATGATCGACTCGCTGAAG TTCGCTGTGTTTCTGTGGGTCCTCACACATGTGGGTGCCTGGTTTAACGGACTCACGCTGCTCATTCTCG GACTGATTGGAGCTTTCAGCGGCCCAATAGTCTATGAGAGACAtcag GCTCAGATCGATCAGTTCATTTTGACGCTGAAGAGCCGTGTGAAGGATGGCATGGGCCA gaTTCAGGCCAAGGTTCCAGGAGCGAAGAAGAAGTCGGAGTGA
- the rtn4b gene encoding reticulon-4b isoform X3, with translation MEQTSEPALHWKHKVLELLYWRDVRASGLVFGCSLFFLLSLLSYSIISVLSYSTLALLTLTLLFRTYRGVLQAVQKSDEGHPFKRYLDQDVALSKDMVQRHSDVVLRRINGAVKELRRLFLVEDMIDSLKFAVFLWVLTHVGAWFNGLTLLILGLIGAFSGPIVYERHQAQIDQFILTLKSRVKDGMGQIQAKVPGAKKKSE, from the exons ATGGAGCAGACGTCTGAGCCCGCGCTGCACTGGAAGCACAAGG tgctgGAGCTGCTGTACTGGAGGGACGTGAGGGCCAGTGGGCTGGTGTTCGGCTGCAGTCTCTTCTTCCTGCTCTCCCTCCTCAGCTACAGCATCATCAGTGTCCTGTCCTACTCCACCCTGGCCCTGCTGACCCTCACCCTCCTCTTCAGGACATACAGGGGAGTTCTGCAGGCCGTCCAGAAGTCTGATGAGGGGCATCCATTCAA ACGGTACCTGGATCAGGATGTAGCTCTGTCTAAGGATATGGTGCAGAGGCACAGTGACGTGGTTCTGAGGCGGATCAACGGTGCAGTGAAGGAGCTGCGGCGTCTGTTTCTGGTGGAGGACATGATCGACTCGCTGAAG TTCGCTGTGTTTCTGTGGGTCCTCACACATGTGGGTGCCTGGTTTAACGGACTCACGCTGCTCATTCTCG GACTGATTGGAGCTTTCAGCGGCCCAATAGTCTATGAGAGACAtcag GCTCAGATCGATCAGTTCATTTTGACGCTGAAGAGCCGTGTGAAGGATGGCATGGGCCA gaTTCAGGCCAAGGTTCCAGGAGCGAAGAAGAAGTCGGAGTGA